Proteins encoded together in one Paracidovorax wautersii window:
- a CDS encoding sensor histidine kinase, which produces MSRIPRPALPAAQVLAQFRALPPAVRRRFLLLLAPWVAAVLVGFPWLWNELDQTARAPLLRTRDSILFETLDILQRTLGSVRQDVVLLADLAAPLRPESDAASQLFLTFARSAGAYDQVRWIDTQGQERVRVNTRGAAPRLVPQAELQNKADRPYFRLGIELPADTLYLSPLDLNVENGVVERPHEPTLRMVTPVHRDGTVQGLVAINYRAARLLDRLTQLGKRHQLNVYLANSAGYWLQAPRAQDSWAWQLGRPERTVAYSHPALWQAMAVEPRGQFSDATGDWLFARLQISQAGASASEERTRLVSDLDLRVAVQIPAEAALEAGWRARIVLLAVLACVLYFGLRLTWHGARTLIEEERQSDELRRTNAALQEANENLRTVQADLARAERLSSLGLMVAGVAHELNTPLGSAGLSLSTVQQQLRQLQEQLDVGLRKSDLERFLVQARAALELSDASIRRAAGIVQRFKQVAVDRTTLERRSFDLAETLRDADPRLRKWPAHHPIALHLDLQPGLAMNSYPGPLEQVVSNLLGNALTHAFEGRGHGQIAIQATADGPEHVVIRVSDDGTGIPAENRARIFDPFFTTHRRGGGTGLGLHITHQLVTEMLGGRITLEGPSGGMGSGATFVVRVPREAPQRPA; this is translated from the coding sequence ATGAGCCGCATTCCGCGTCCGGCGCTGCCGGCGGCCCAGGTGCTGGCCCAGTTCCGGGCCCTGCCGCCCGCCGTGCGCCGGCGCTTCCTCCTGCTGCTCGCGCCCTGGGTCGCCGCGGTGCTGGTGGGCTTCCCGTGGCTGTGGAACGAGCTCGACCAGACGGCCCGCGCGCCCCTGCTGCGGACCCGCGACAGCATCCTCTTCGAGACGCTGGACATCCTGCAGCGCACCCTGGGCAGCGTGCGCCAGGACGTCGTCCTGCTGGCGGACCTGGCCGCGCCGCTGCGGCCCGAGTCCGATGCCGCGTCGCAGCTGTTCCTGACCTTTGCGCGCAGCGCCGGCGCCTACGACCAGGTGCGCTGGATCGACACCCAGGGCCAGGAGCGCGTGCGCGTGAACACGCGGGGCGCCGCCCCGCGGCTGGTGCCGCAGGCGGAGCTGCAGAACAAGGCCGACCGGCCCTACTTCCGCCTGGGCATCGAGCTGCCGGCGGACACCCTCTACCTGTCTCCGCTGGACCTGAACGTCGAGAACGGCGTGGTGGAACGGCCGCATGAACCCACGCTCCGGATGGTCACGCCCGTGCACCGCGATGGCACCGTGCAGGGCCTGGTGGCCATCAACTACCGCGCGGCGCGGCTGCTGGACCGGCTCACGCAGCTGGGCAAGCGGCACCAGCTCAACGTCTATCTGGCCAACAGTGCCGGCTACTGGCTGCAGGCACCCCGTGCGCAGGACAGCTGGGCCTGGCAGCTCGGCCGGCCCGAGCGCACGGTCGCCTACAGCCACCCGGCGCTGTGGCAGGCCATGGCCGTGGAGCCGCGCGGCCAGTTCAGCGACGCCACGGGCGACTGGCTCTTCGCGCGGCTGCAGATCAGCCAGGCCGGCGCCTCCGCCAGCGAGGAGCGCACCCGGCTGGTCAGCGACCTGGACCTGCGCGTGGCGGTGCAGATACCGGCCGAGGCGGCCCTGGAAGCCGGCTGGCGTGCGCGCATAGTGCTGCTGGCCGTGCTGGCCTGCGTGCTCTACTTCGGCCTGCGGCTGACCTGGCACGGCGCCCGCACGCTGATCGAGGAAGAGCGCCAGTCCGACGAACTGCGGCGCACCAACGCCGCGCTGCAGGAAGCCAACGAGAACCTGCGCACCGTGCAGGCCGATCTGGCCCGGGCCGAGCGGCTGTCCTCGCTGGGGCTGATGGTGGCCGGCGTGGCCCACGAGCTCAACACACCGCTGGGCAGCGCCGGCCTGTCGCTCAGCACCGTGCAGCAACAGCTGCGGCAGCTGCAGGAACAGTTGGACGTCGGGCTGCGCAAATCCGATCTGGAGCGCTTCCTCGTCCAGGCGCGGGCCGCGCTGGAGCTGTCGGACGCATCCATCCGGCGCGCGGCCGGCATCGTGCAGCGCTTCAAGCAGGTGGCCGTCGACCGCACGACCCTGGAGCGGCGCAGCTTCGATCTGGCCGAGACGCTGCGCGACGCCGATCCGCGGCTGCGGAAATGGCCGGCCCACCACCCGATCGCGCTGCACCTGGACCTGCAGCCCGGTCTGGCGATGAACAGCTACCCCGGTCCGCTGGAGCAGGTCGTGTCCAACCTGCTGGGCAACGCGCTGACCCATGCCTTCGAAGGCCGGGGCCACGGGCAGATCGCCATCCAGGCCACTGCCGACGGGCCCGAGCATGTGGTGATCCGCGTTTCGGACGACGGCACGGGCATCCCGGCCGAGAACCGGGCCCGCATCTTCGACCCGTTCTTCACCACCCACCGCCGCGGGGGAGGCACCGGACTGGGGCTGCACATCACGCACCAGCTCGTCACGGAGATGCTGGGCGGCCGCATCACGCTGGAGGGGCCGTCCGGCGGCATGGGCAGCGGCGCGACCTTCGTGGTCCGCGTGCCGCGCGAGGCGCCCCAGCGGCCTGCCTAG
- a CDS encoding diguanylate cyclase domain-containing protein gives MRNLSSRQYILLALVLSAGIGGLFAKTILTLRDSQWTYALQTNKTLAHTIEQNIGRTVDGFGHSLDGIVNGLGRADLRSLPPPVLRTLLFDSSLRTRGLGSVVVVNAQGDIIMDSATEVPRKGNVRDREYFKVHQEGRVQGLYIGAPIRARLAGNVLSLPLSRAYFDDAGRFAGVVVGSIRVKYFDELFASVDIGATSRVDLWRADGVTIATAPRNEAILGTVTVDKAHLERVFAAESGSFTSADTVDGTRRMHAFRRVQGYPLVVSVAQSVDTILAPWRRSALILGGFTVLLMASSIGLTLLFVRELNRRQAVSAQLRQAERDLLTILNNLPSFVAYWDSDLHNRFANEAYLQWLGASAADLRTRRLPDVMGDRQYAQVRVHVEQALQGQKQVFERSVRLPSGKEIHVLVSYVPDFDGSRVQGFFVQVDDLTERKRMEDLLFEEKELVRLTLQSIGDAVICTDAQGHITYINPVAEAMTGWQAFHASGQHVDLIAPLQWPAAQAQNPSPIQRALTEGAGHAAQRGVVLRRRDGRHIEIEESASPITDRNGLVTGAVMVLRDVTESMALTRRMEHLAQYDSLTDLPNRLLLQDRAQQAIAHAVRDRRSLALMYIDLDGFKQVNDTLGHDAGDVLLQQVAQRFTAAVRQSDTVCRQGGDEFVVLLPALDHAEQACVVARKLMAAMAQPFDLQGHHRAISLSGGIALYPQDGRDFEELARGADAAMYAAKRAGRGHFRLSRGPSAEAEPIDLPSEARPSGAPDNQTP, from the coding sequence ATGCGCAACCTGTCTTCCCGCCAATACATCCTGCTGGCACTGGTGCTGTCCGCGGGCATTGGCGGGCTGTTCGCCAAGACCATCCTGACGCTGCGGGACAGCCAGTGGACCTACGCGCTGCAGACCAACAAGACGCTGGCGCACACGATCGAGCAGAACATCGGGCGGACGGTCGACGGGTTCGGGCACTCCCTGGATGGCATCGTCAACGGCCTGGGGCGGGCGGACTTGCGTTCCCTCCCCCCGCCCGTGCTGCGCACGCTGCTGTTCGACAGCTCGCTGCGCACGCGGGGCCTGGGCTCCGTGGTGGTGGTGAACGCACAGGGCGACATCATCATGGATTCCGCCACCGAGGTGCCGCGCAAGGGGAACGTGCGGGACCGGGAGTACTTCAAGGTCCACCAGGAAGGCCGCGTCCAGGGGCTCTACATCGGCGCGCCGATCCGGGCCCGGCTGGCGGGCAATGTGCTTTCGTTGCCGTTGAGCCGCGCCTACTTCGACGATGCAGGGCGCTTCGCGGGCGTCGTGGTGGGTTCCATCCGCGTCAAATACTTCGACGAGCTGTTCGCCTCCGTCGACATCGGTGCGACGAGCCGCGTGGACCTCTGGCGTGCCGATGGCGTGACCATCGCCACCGCACCACGCAACGAAGCCATCCTGGGCACCGTCACGGTGGACAAGGCCCATCTGGAGCGGGTGTTCGCTGCGGAGAGCGGCTCCTTCACGAGCGCCGACACGGTGGACGGCACGCGCCGCATGCACGCCTTCCGGCGTGTGCAGGGGTACCCGCTGGTCGTGAGCGTGGCCCAGTCCGTCGACACCATCCTGGCACCCTGGCGGCGCAGCGCGCTGATCCTCGGCGGCTTCACCGTGCTGCTGATGGCGTCCTCGATCGGGCTGACGCTGCTTTTTGTCCGCGAACTGAACCGGCGCCAGGCCGTCAGCGCCCAGCTGCGCCAGGCCGAACGCGACCTGCTGACCATCCTCAACAACCTCCCGTCGTTCGTGGCCTACTGGGACAGCGATCTTCACAATCGCTTCGCCAACGAGGCCTATCTGCAGTGGCTGGGCGCCTCCGCGGCGGATCTGCGCACGCGCCGCCTGCCCGACGTGATGGGTGACCGGCAATACGCCCAGGTCCGCGTCCATGTGGAACAGGCGCTGCAAGGCCAGAAACAGGTCTTCGAACGCTCGGTCCGGCTGCCGTCCGGCAAGGAAATCCACGTGCTGGTCTCCTACGTGCCGGACTTCGACGGCTCCCGCGTGCAGGGCTTCTTCGTGCAGGTCGACGACCTGACGGAACGCAAGCGCATGGAGGATCTGCTGTTCGAAGAGAAGGAACTCGTGCGCCTGACCCTGCAGTCCATCGGCGACGCCGTGATCTGCACCGACGCCCAGGGCCATATCACCTACATCAATCCGGTCGCCGAAGCTATGACGGGATGGCAGGCGTTCCACGCGTCGGGGCAGCATGTGGATCTGATCGCCCCGTTGCAGTGGCCCGCCGCCCAGGCCCAGAACCCCAGCCCCATCCAGCGCGCGCTGACGGAAGGCGCGGGTCATGCGGCGCAGCGCGGCGTGGTCCTGCGCCGGCGGGACGGCCGCCACATCGAGATCGAGGAGTCCGCCAGCCCCATCACCGACCGCAACGGTCTCGTCACCGGGGCGGTCATGGTGCTGCGGGACGTTACCGAATCCATGGCGCTCACACGGCGCATGGAGCACCTCGCCCAGTACGACAGCCTGACCGACCTGCCCAACCGCCTGCTGCTGCAGGACCGCGCGCAGCAGGCCATCGCGCACGCGGTGCGCGACCGGCGCAGCCTGGCGCTGATGTACATCGACCTCGACGGTTTCAAGCAGGTCAACGACACGCTGGGCCACGATGCGGGCGACGTGCTGCTGCAGCAGGTCGCGCAGCGCTTCACCGCCGCGGTGCGGCAATCCGACACCGTCTGCCGCCAGGGCGGCGATGAATTCGTGGTGCTGCTGCCGGCGCTAGACCATGCCGAGCAGGCCTGCGTGGTCGCACGCAAGCTGATGGCCGCCATGGCCCAGCCTTTCGATCTGCAGGGCCACCACCGCGCCATCAGCCTGAGCGGCGGCATCGCCCTGTACCCGCAGGACGGCCGGGACTTCGAGGAACTGGCGCGCGGCGCCGACGCCGCCATGTATGCCGCCAAACGCGCCGGGCGCGGCCATTTCCGCCTGTCCCGCGGCCCGAGTGCCGAGGCAGAACCCATCGACCTGCCGTCCGAGGCCCGTCCATCGGGCGCGCCCGACAATCAAACTCCATAG
- a CDS encoding EAL domain-containing protein, whose translation MVSSAPHRGTDPQEEAFLFAPEVGPSPKEEPPGHDVYRPPALKVLTVDDDPAFQNSLILALESFRFQGARVQILTACSAMDAARVLSTTPDVAVVLLDVVMETDDAGLRLVRSVREVLGNAEVRIVLVTGQPGMAPMEHTLSALDISDYWLKTDLKLDRLQGVLNSNLRTWSQIRALGQARRGLQCIVEASNSLSRAGNLKEFSQRMMQELARLLQLDSEGLVCVQEDGLNPLPEAARIVGASGRLGFAVNQPLALLPDEAVRNLLVSALTQRRNVETGTRQVLFFGGAEHGPHAATYLATGRPLDSTERELLHVFATNINSGLINVALTSRLDRTAYEDPLLAMPNGNALLRTLEQVLEVPAPRDRALLFVELDQYSASCLSLGIEQGDLMLQKMARRLSAVFPAPTVVARLYDDTFAILGHSSLLLQERIDDLETLDPDASVHPAFISVRAARIDLDCFQGSARSAMAMGTLLLRRAQSQGTQEMIEYTPGLERETDQRFTRSRELYHALHGNEISIELQPQIELNTGRIVSAEALARWTRPDGTRIPPTDFIPMAEANGLIVPMGRQVLHLACQALVQLQGDGIEDLSIAVNVSPLQMAHRDFVQEFIAIVRDHGVAPERLEVEITETAAIRDYESNGRALRVLRDAGISIAIDDFGTGYSSLAHLRSMPAQTLKLDRCFTHEIGVVPGDLMVADMIVDLGRRFHMRVLAEGVETQAQADWLRARGCHMAQGYLFARPEPLERFRSRMRGVRAGA comes from the coding sequence ATGGTGTCAAGCGCCCCGCACCGCGGGACCGACCCCCAGGAGGAGGCTTTCCTGTTCGCGCCCGAAGTCGGCCCTTCCCCCAAGGAGGAGCCACCCGGCCACGACGTCTACCGCCCCCCGGCCCTCAAGGTGCTGACGGTCGACGACGACCCCGCCTTCCAGAACTCCCTCATCCTGGCCCTGGAGAGCTTCCGGTTCCAGGGGGCGCGGGTGCAGATCCTCACCGCGTGTTCGGCCATGGATGCGGCCCGGGTGCTGAGCACCACGCCCGACGTGGCCGTGGTGCTGCTGGACGTGGTGATGGAAACCGACGACGCCGGCCTGCGCCTGGTGCGCAGCGTGCGCGAAGTGCTGGGCAACGCCGAGGTGCGCATCGTGCTCGTCACCGGCCAGCCCGGCATGGCGCCGATGGAGCACACGCTCAGCGCGCTCGACATCAGCGACTACTGGCTCAAGACCGACCTGAAGCTCGACCGCCTGCAGGGGGTGCTCAACAGCAACCTGCGGACCTGGTCCCAGATCCGCGCGCTGGGACAGGCCCGGCGCGGGCTGCAGTGCATCGTGGAGGCCAGCAACAGCCTGAGCCGCGCGGGCAATCTCAAGGAGTTCTCCCAGCGCATGATGCAGGAGCTGGCGCGGCTGCTGCAACTGGACTCCGAAGGGCTGGTCTGCGTGCAGGAAGACGGGCTCAACCCGCTGCCGGAGGCCGCACGCATCGTGGGCGCATCGGGCCGCCTCGGTTTCGCAGTGAACCAGCCGCTGGCGCTGCTGCCCGACGAGGCAGTGCGGAACCTGCTGGTCAGCGCCCTCACCCAGCGCCGTAACGTGGAAACCGGCACCCGGCAGGTGCTGTTCTTCGGCGGCGCGGAGCACGGGCCGCATGCGGCGACCTACCTCGCCACGGGCCGCCCGCTCGACTCCACCGAGCGCGAACTCCTGCACGTCTTCGCCACCAACATCAACTCGGGCCTCATCAACGTCGCGCTCACCAGCCGGCTAGACCGCACCGCCTATGAAGACCCGCTGCTGGCCATGCCCAACGGCAATGCGCTGCTGCGCACGCTGGAACAGGTGCTCGAGGTGCCGGCGCCCCGCGACCGCGCCCTGCTTTTCGTCGAGCTGGACCAGTACTCGGCCAGCTGCCTGTCCCTGGGCATCGAACAGGGCGACCTGATGCTGCAGAAGATGGCGCGAAGGCTGAGCGCCGTCTTCCCGGCCCCGACGGTGGTCGCGCGCCTGTACGACGACACCTTCGCCATCCTGGGCCACAGCAGCCTGCTGCTGCAGGAGCGGATCGACGACCTGGAGACGCTGGACCCGGACGCTTCGGTGCACCCCGCGTTCATCAGCGTGCGGGCGGCGCGCATCGACCTGGACTGCTTCCAGGGCTCGGCCCGCAGCGCCATGGCCATGGGCACGCTGCTGCTGCGGCGCGCGCAGTCGCAGGGCACGCAGGAGATGATCGAATACACCCCCGGCCTGGAGCGTGAGACGGACCAGCGCTTCACGCGCTCCCGGGAGCTGTACCACGCGCTGCACGGCAACGAGATCAGCATCGAGCTGCAGCCGCAGATCGAGCTGAACACCGGCCGCATCGTCAGCGCCGAGGCGCTGGCCCGCTGGACGCGGCCGGACGGCACGCGCATCCCGCCGACCGACTTCATCCCCATGGCCGAGGCCAATGGCCTGATCGTGCCGATGGGACGGCAGGTGCTGCACCTGGCCTGCCAGGCGCTGGTGCAGCTGCAGGGCGACGGCATCGAAGACCTGTCCATCGCCGTCAACGTGTCCCCCCTGCAGATGGCCCACCGCGACTTCGTGCAGGAGTTCATCGCCATCGTGCGGGACCACGGCGTGGCGCCCGAGCGGCTGGAAGTCGAGATCACCGAAACGGCGGCCATCCGCGACTACGAGTCCAACGGCCGGGCCCTGCGGGTGCTGCGCGACGCCGGCATCTCCATCGCCATCGACGACTTCGGCACCGGCTACTCGTCGCTCGCGCACCTGCGCTCGATGCCCGCGCAGACGCTCAAGCTCGACCGCTGCTTCACGCACGAGATCGGCGTGGTGCCCGGCGACCTCATGGTGGCCGACATGATCGTCGACCTGGGCCGGCGCTTCCACATGCGGGTGCTGGCCGAAGGCGTGGAGACCCAGGCGCAGGCCGATTGGCTGCGCGCGCGCGGCTGCCATATGGCGCAGGGCTACCTCTTCGCCCGGCCCGAGCCGCTGGAGCGGTTCCGGTCACGGATGCGCGGCGTGCGCGCCGGCGCATGA
- a CDS encoding AI-2E family transporter — protein MNTPTLQSRTLLLLLIAVTLAFLAILWPFHGAVFWGIVLAILFAPLHRRLLRKMPRRRNLAALTTLVVCLVIVILPTTLIGISLVQEAGLVYERLRSGQMSFGAYFQQVISALPAWVVSLLDRFNLTSAAELEARLSSVGVQASQVLATKALDLGQNTLQFVVSFGIMLYLLFFLLRDGAELGTRIREAVPLDDGHKRQLSSKFTTVIRATVKGNIVVAASQGALGGLIFWILGIQGPVLWGVLMAFLSLLPAVGAGLIWGPVAIYFFATGALWQGAVLAAFGVFVIGLVDNVLRPVLVGKDTKMPDYIVLISTLGGMALFGLTGFVIGPVIAALFIATWDLFAPPRPPVQTSTPK, from the coding sequence ATGAACACCCCGACCCTCCAGAGCCGTACGCTCCTGCTTCTTCTCATCGCCGTGACGCTGGCCTTTCTGGCGATTCTGTGGCCCTTCCACGGTGCGGTTTTCTGGGGCATCGTCCTCGCGATCCTGTTCGCCCCCCTGCACCGCCGCCTGCTGCGCAAGATGCCGCGGCGCAGGAACCTGGCGGCCCTCACCACCCTGGTCGTCTGCCTGGTGATCGTGATCCTGCCGACGACGTTGATCGGCATCTCGCTCGTGCAGGAGGCGGGGCTGGTGTACGAGCGTTTGCGCTCGGGCCAGATGAGCTTCGGCGCCTACTTCCAGCAGGTGATCTCCGCCCTGCCCGCCTGGGTCGTGTCGCTGCTCGACCGGTTCAACCTCACCTCGGCCGCCGAGCTGGAGGCGCGGCTGTCCTCCGTGGGCGTGCAGGCCAGCCAGGTGCTGGCCACCAAGGCGCTGGACCTGGGCCAGAACACGCTGCAGTTCGTCGTGAGCTTCGGCATCATGCTGTACCTGCTGTTCTTCCTGCTGCGCGATGGCGCCGAGCTGGGCACGCGCATCCGCGAGGCCGTTCCGCTGGACGACGGGCACAAGCGCCAGCTGAGCAGCAAGTTCACCACCGTGATCCGCGCCACCGTCAAGGGCAACATCGTCGTGGCGGCCTCGCAAGGGGCGCTGGGTGGGCTGATCTTCTGGATCCTGGGCATCCAGGGTCCCGTGCTCTGGGGGGTGCTCATGGCGTTTCTGTCCCTGCTGCCCGCCGTGGGCGCAGGGCTCATCTGGGGCCCTGTGGCCATCTATTTCTTCGCCACGGGCGCCCTCTGGCAAGGCGCCGTCCTGGCGGCTTTCGGCGTGTTCGTGATCGGGCTGGTCGACAACGTGCTGCGCCCGGTGCTGGTGGGCAAGGACACGAAGATGCCCGACTACATCGTGCTGATCTCCACCCTGGGCGGCATGGCACTGTTCGGGCTGACGGGCTTCGTGATCGGACCGGTGATCGCGGCCCTCTTCATCGCCACCTGGGACCTGTTCGCCCCTCCGCGCCCACCCGTCCAGACTTCGACGCCCAAGTAA
- a CDS encoding diguanylate cyclase yields the protein MPPQPPTSPPATASLSDRSAETDGTVGLVVAFIVLTVLTLVASNVWLAWRSYGKEIALAQESTRNIAHAVSQQFDSLFSDVDRALETITFQIERGDLSRTSIEELQPMLVNILSRSDHLHSLFVFDREGLSVINTQPTRPSTLRNNDRPYFVAHLASPSTQTLIGAPLAGRSTGTHVIPVSRRINDFDGQFAGVVLASVRIDYVLGMLQGFEVGDEGAIALTLNNGAILTRRPFSAADLHRSLADSPIFTVQRTARAGTLRMNSPIDGVRRLVGFEHTKNHPLVVAVARAEREIFESWWHALAVQTATVVLMAVLIGLSGRYLVVVIRQRRDAQGELRAAHQDLLAANERLWHLAEHDGLTGVLNRRAFDARGASIAAHCARYRRGVSLVLFDVDHFKAYNDHFGHQSGDDCLRAVARALAGAARRPGDVVARYGGEEFVVVLPETDEAGAAAMAENALQAVRALRISHPQSPLEIVTVSAGGATVVCGPETSAAIDVLLQQADRALYTAKHDGRNAYRAFTDPTFPV from the coding sequence GTGCCGCCCCAGCCTCCCACCTCCCCGCCAGCAACCGCATCCCTGTCCGACCGCTCCGCCGAGACGGACGGCACCGTAGGGCTGGTCGTTGCATTCATCGTCCTCACCGTGCTCACGCTGGTGGCCAGCAACGTCTGGCTGGCCTGGCGCAGCTATGGCAAGGAGATCGCGCTGGCGCAGGAGTCCACGCGCAACATCGCCCATGCCGTATCGCAGCAGTTCGACAGCCTGTTCTCGGACGTGGACCGGGCGCTGGAAACCATCACGTTCCAGATCGAGCGGGGCGACCTGTCGCGCACGTCCATCGAGGAACTCCAGCCCATGCTGGTCAACATCCTCAGCCGCAGCGACCACCTGCATTCGCTGTTCGTGTTCGACCGCGAGGGCCTGTCGGTCATCAACACCCAGCCCACGCGCCCGTCCACGCTGCGCAACAACGATCGGCCGTATTTCGTCGCACACCTGGCCAGCCCCAGCACGCAGACGCTGATCGGCGCGCCGCTGGCGGGGCGGTCCACCGGGACGCATGTCATTCCGGTGTCGCGCCGCATCAACGACTTCGACGGCCAGTTCGCGGGGGTGGTCCTGGCCAGCGTGCGGATCGACTACGTGCTCGGCATGCTGCAAGGCTTCGAGGTGGGCGACGAGGGCGCAATCGCCCTGACGCTGAACAACGGTGCGATCCTGACGCGGCGCCCGTTCTCCGCAGCGGACCTGCACCGCAGCCTGGCCGACAGCCCCATCTTCACCGTGCAGCGCACGGCGCGGGCGGGCACCTTGCGCATGAATTCGCCCATCGACGGCGTGCGCCGGCTGGTGGGCTTCGAGCACACCAAGAACCACCCGCTGGTGGTCGCCGTGGCGCGGGCGGAGCGCGAGATCTTCGAAAGCTGGTGGCATGCCCTGGCGGTGCAGACGGCCACCGTGGTGCTGATGGCGGTGCTCATCGGCCTGTCGGGCCGGTACCTCGTGGTGGTGATACGCCAGCGCCGCGACGCCCAGGGCGAGCTGCGTGCGGCCCACCAGGACCTGCTTGCCGCGAACGAGCGCCTGTGGCATCTGGCCGAGCACGATGGGCTGACCGGTGTGCTCAACCGCCGGGCTTTCGACGCCCGCGGGGCGTCCATCGCCGCGCACTGCGCGCGCTACCGGCGCGGGGTGTCGCTGGTGCTGTTCGACGTGGACCACTTCAAGGCCTACAACGACCATTTCGGCCACCAGAGCGGCGACGACTGCCTGCGGGCCGTGGCCCGCGCGCTGGCCGGGGCTGCCCGCCGCCCGGGTGACGTGGTGGCCCGCTACGGCGGCGAGGAGTTCGTCGTCGTGCTGCCCGAAACCGATGAGGCCGGCGCGGCCGCCATGGCCGAGAACGCGCTGCAGGCCGTGCGCGCCTTGCGCATCTCGCACCCGCAGAGCCCGCTGGAGATCGTGACGGTGAGCGCAGGGGGCGCCACCGTCGTCTGCGGACCGGAGACTTCGGCCGCGATCGACGTGCTGCTGCAGCAGGCGGACCGGGCGCTCTATACCGCCAAGCACGACGGGCGCAACGCCTACCGCGCGTTCACAGACCCCACGTTCCCGGTCTGA